A genome region from Candidatus Polarisedimenticolia bacterium includes the following:
- a CDS encoding D-alanine--D-alanine ligase family protein: MAGARLKVGVIFGGRSVEHEVSIVSARSIAKNLDAAKYEVVPIGISREGRWFTSSDGERLFREGSQASDRIPCTLPPDPAVHGILVLRPGSVPEAISLDVVFPIVHGGQGEDGTLQGLLEMADLPYVGSGVLGSSMGMDKDVMKRVFHEAGLPIVRSRTLLRAAYEEDRAAVLRSLPGDLGYPCFVKPANTGSSVGISKVKSSGDLGRALDQAFRYDRKIVVEQGLEAREIECSVLGNDAPVASVAGEIVPSREFYDYEAKYIDEGSQLLIPAPISPQAAEEVRRMALAAFRALDLCGMARVDFFLEKRSGGRLVLNEVNTLPGFTSISMYPKLWEASGVPYPELLGRLLDLALERQDDKRRSSSDFRPGSGRQDP, encoded by the coding sequence ATGGCGGGCGCCAGATTGAAGGTGGGCGTGATCTTCGGGGGACGCTCGGTGGAACACGAAGTCTCCATCGTGTCGGCCCGCTCCATCGCGAAGAACCTGGACGCGGCGAAGTACGAGGTGGTGCCGATCGGCATCTCACGGGAAGGGCGCTGGTTCACTTCCTCCGATGGGGAGAGGCTTTTTCGGGAGGGATCGCAGGCTTCCGACCGGATTCCCTGCACGCTGCCGCCGGATCCCGCCGTGCACGGCATCCTGGTGCTGCGTCCCGGGTCGGTGCCGGAGGCGATTTCGCTCGACGTGGTGTTCCCGATCGTCCACGGAGGCCAGGGAGAGGACGGTACGCTCCAGGGGCTGTTGGAGATGGCGGATCTTCCGTACGTCGGCTCGGGTGTGCTCGGCTCGTCGATGGGGATGGACAAGGACGTGATGAAGCGGGTGTTCCACGAGGCGGGGCTGCCGATCGTGCGCAGCCGCACCTTGCTGCGCGCCGCCTACGAGGAGGATCGTGCCGCCGTCCTGCGGTCGCTGCCCGGCGATTTGGGCTATCCCTGCTTCGTGAAGCCCGCGAATACGGGCTCCAGTGTCGGCATCAGCAAGGTGAAGAGCTCCGGGGATCTGGGACGCGCCCTCGATCAGGCGTTCCGCTACGATCGCAAGATTGTCGTGGAGCAGGGGCTGGAGGCGCGGGAGATCGAGTGCAGCGTGCTGGGCAATGACGCGCCGGTCGCCTCGGTGGCCGGCGAGATCGTCCCGTCGCGGGAGTTCTACGACTACGAGGCGAAGTACATCGACGAGGGGTCGCAGCTGCTGATTCCGGCCCCGATCTCCCCGCAGGCCGCGGAGGAGGTGCGCCGCATGGCGCTGGCCGCCTTCCGGGCGCTCGATCTCTGCGGCATGGCGCGCGTCGATTTCTTTCTGGAGAAGCGCTCCGGAGGGCGCCTGGTCCTCAATGAAGTCAATACGCTGCCGGGCTTTACCTCCATCAGCATGTACCCCAAGCTGTGGGAGGCGAGCGGAGTTCCCTATCCCGAGCTGCTGGGCCGGCTGCTCGACCTTGCGCTGGAGCGCCAGGACGACAAGCGGCGCTCTTCCAGCGACTTCCGTCCCGGCTCGGGGCGACAGGATCCTTGA